A region from the Sphingopyxis lindanitolerans genome encodes:
- a CDS encoding M48 family metallopeptidase produces MTFDPAAATRTMIDSLGPAALAKAEAYTTGNEWLLLWGLVVSALVTLLFVRLRILDRLDARLAKRGWALRTWLLCAAFFLLAAIVSLPWDIYTGWGRETAYGRTSQPLGDWLGQLAISTTITALLGGLFFLGVYALIRRTGKRWWIWSGGLAAFAISAFLLVSPIVIEPLFNDYKPVPAGPVRDALVEMAAKADIPADRIFLYDGSRQSNNFTANVSGIGHSARIAISDVAMGKASLDEVRAVTGHEIGHYVLGHIWRMVFVFAGLAILLFFAADRLFPRLARWFGSDAAIGDPRGFPVLLFFLSLFGLVTLPLTNTLIRIDESEADLYSLKTENRPDALATALVKTAEYRSPRPGAVEEIIFYDHPSVERRVRVAMDWKAAHPPTKAPAAP; encoded by the coding sequence ATGACATTCGATCCGGCGGCCGCGACACGGACCATGATCGACAGCCTCGGGCCGGCGGCGCTCGCCAAGGCCGAGGCTTATACGACCGGCAACGAATGGCTGCTCCTGTGGGGGCTCGTCGTCTCGGCGCTCGTCACTCTGCTCTTCGTTCGCCTTCGCATCCTCGACCGGCTCGACGCGCGGCTCGCGAAGCGCGGCTGGGCGCTGCGCACCTGGCTGCTTTGCGCCGCTTTCTTCCTGCTCGCCGCGATCGTCAGCCTGCCGTGGGACATCTACACCGGCTGGGGCCGCGAAACCGCCTATGGCCGCACCAGCCAGCCGCTCGGCGACTGGCTCGGCCAGCTCGCGATTTCGACGACGATCACCGCGCTGCTCGGCGGACTCTTCTTCCTCGGCGTCTATGCGCTGATCCGCCGCACCGGGAAACGCTGGTGGATCTGGTCGGGCGGGCTCGCGGCCTTCGCGATCTCGGCCTTTCTGCTCGTCTCGCCGATCGTCATCGAGCCCTTGTTCAACGATTATAAACCCGTTCCCGCCGGGCCGGTGCGCGATGCGCTCGTCGAAATGGCGGCAAAGGCCGACATCCCCGCCGACCGCATCTTCCTGTACGACGGGTCGCGCCAGTCGAATAATTTCACCGCCAATGTTTCGGGGATCGGCCATTCGGCGCGGATCGCGATCTCCGACGTCGCGATGGGCAAGGCGTCGCTCGACGAAGTGCGCGCGGTGACGGGGCACGAGATCGGCCATTATGTGCTCGGCCATATCTGGCGCATGGTCTTCGTCTTCGCGGGGCTCGCGATCCTGCTGTTCTTCGCCGCCGACCGGCTGTTCCCGCGCCTCGCGCGCTGGTTCGGCAGCGACGCGGCGATCGGTGACCCGCGCGGCTTTCCGGTCCTCCTCTTCTTCCTCTCGCTCTTCGGCCTCGTCACCCTGCCGCTCACCAACACGCTGATCCGCATCGACGAGAGCGAGGCCGATCTCTATTCGCTCAAGACCGAGAACCGGCCCGACGCGCTCGCGACCGCGCTGGTCAAGACCGCCGAATATCGCAGCCCGCGGCCGGGCGCGGTCGAGGAAATCATCTTCTACGACCATCCCTCGGTCGAACGCCGCGTGCGCGTGGCGATGGACTGGAAGGCGGCGCATCCGCCGACGAAGGCGCCCGCGGCCCCATGA
- a CDS encoding esterase-like activity of phytase family protein, with translation MRRLLSAALIFVALGPVPGTQQRLPSIDLTSQQVAARPLRYPVGEAGMLRFVRGWHLVSPNDAFGGFSALAVIGPDRFQLVGDNGYGARLTLGPGGAVSDARIAMLPVADGPSQRKSRRDVESMAFDPASGKSWVALEGLNQVWRLDPALRRIESRARLPRPPWPANRGPEAMVRLAGGRTVLFSEDADDDPRGREALLFTGDPAEPGTKAIRFFYDSQGKGLVSDAAPLPDGRILLVHRRLGLDPIFTTILGIVDPADIRPGATLTSRTIGRVPALLADNYEGAAVERRGGRTFLWLVSDDNFNNWQRSLLVEFELVGLPDSKKAAR, from the coding sequence ATGCGCCGCCTCCTTTCCGCCGCCCTGATCTTCGTCGCGCTCGGCCCGGTGCCCGGAACGCAGCAGCGCTTGCCGTCGATCGATCTCACCTCGCAACAGGTCGCCGCGCGTCCGCTCCGCTACCCGGTGGGGGAGGCGGGCATGCTGCGTTTCGTGCGCGGCTGGCACCTCGTCAGCCCGAACGACGCCTTCGGCGGATTTTCGGCGCTTGCGGTCATCGGCCCCGATCGCTTCCAGCTCGTCGGCGACAATGGTTATGGCGCGCGGTTGACGCTCGGTCCGGGCGGCGCGGTCAGCGATGCGCGCATCGCGATGCTGCCGGTCGCCGACGGTCCGTCACAGCGCAAGTCGCGGCGCGACGTCGAATCGATGGCGTTCGACCCCGCGAGCGGCAAAAGCTGGGTGGCGCTCGAGGGCCTCAACCAGGTCTGGCGGCTCGACCCGGCCTTGCGGCGCATCGAATCGCGCGCGCGCCTGCCGCGGCCGCCCTGGCCGGCCAATCGCGGGCCCGAGGCGATGGTCCGCCTCGCGGGCGGGCGCACGGTCCTCTTCTCCGAAGACGCCGACGATGATCCGCGCGGCCGCGAGGCGCTGCTCTTTACCGGCGATCCTGCCGAGCCCGGCACGAAGGCGATCCGCTTCTTCTATGATTCGCAAGGCAAGGGGCTGGTCAGCGACGCCGCGCCGCTGCCCGACGGGCGCATCCTGCTCGTCCACCGCCGGCTCGGGCTCGATCCGATCTTCACGACGATCCTCGGCATCGTCGATCCCGCCGACATCCGGCCGGGCGCCACCCTGACGTCGCGGACGATCGGCCGCGTTCCCGCGCTGCTCGCCGACAATTATGAAGGCGCGGCGGTCGAGCGGCGCGGCGGGCGCACTTTCCTGTGGCTCGTCTCGGACGATAATTTCAACAATTGGCAGCGCAGCCTGCTCGTCGAGTTCGAGCTTGTCGGCCTGCCGGACAGCAAAAAGGCCGCGCGGTAA
- the tadA gene encoding tRNA adenosine(34) deaminase TadA, with protein MAQFPLPEPMRRALDLARIAAEWGEVPVGAVIVKDGQIIAEGHNRPRESHDPTAHAEIVAIRAAAAKIGNERLDGCDLYVTLEPCAMCAGAIAHARIARLYYGADDPKGGAVAHGPHLFAQPTVHHRPEIYDGIGAGEAAVLLRDFFAARR; from the coding sequence ATGGCTCAATTCCCGCTCCCCGAACCGATGCGCCGTGCGCTCGACCTCGCCCGCATTGCGGCCGAATGGGGCGAAGTGCCCGTCGGCGCGGTGATCGTCAAGGATGGGCAGATCATCGCCGAAGGACATAATCGTCCGCGCGAATCGCACGACCCGACCGCGCACGCCGAAATCGTCGCGATTCGCGCCGCCGCGGCAAAGATCGGCAATGAGCGCCTCGATGGCTGCGATCTTTATGTGACGCTCGAACCCTGCGCGATGTGCGCCGGCGCGATCGCCCATGCGCGAATCGCGCGGCTCTATTATGGCGCCGACGATCCAAAGGGCGGCGCGGTCGCCCACGGCCCGCATCTCTTCGCGCAGCCGACGGTCCACCACCGCCCCGAAATCTACGACGGAATCGGCGCGGGCGAGGCGGCGGTGCTGCTCCGGGATTTCTTCGCCGCGCGGCGCTGA
- a CDS encoding Ppx/GppA phosphatase family protein: protein MRQMAMPSGRSPRPGPPANRRQNGETPPRPVPVVRPRSYAAIDLGTNNCRLLIARPHEGELVVIDAFSRIVRLGEGLHATGRISDAAMDRTVAALAICADKLRRRHVALSRAVATEACRRAANGGELAARVRHETGIVLDIISSAEEARLAALGCHTLMEPGEGPALIFDIGGGSTELMHVDVSDHDVKIHDWISVPWGVVSLTEHAAPDEDSLAARQASYARMREVTRSAFAAFADRAERFADQPLRLLGTSGTVTTLASVFLDLPRYDRRAVDGIAVPAAAMRDISRRLAEASLDARAEIACIGRERADLVVAGCAILESIIDLWPAARVGVADRGIREGILRTLAMQGRDIPVTRREHRK, encoded by the coding sequence ATGCGGCAAATGGCAATGCCTTCAGGGCGATCGCCGCGGCCCGGACCGCCCGCGAACCGAAGACAAAATGGGGAGACGCCGCCCCGACCCGTGCCGGTCGTCCGGCCCCGCAGCTATGCCGCCATCGACCTTGGCACCAACAATTGCCGGTTGCTGATCGCGCGTCCGCACGAGGGCGAGCTGGTCGTGATCGACGCTTTTTCGCGAATCGTCCGGCTGGGCGAAGGGCTGCATGCCACCGGACGGATCAGCGACGCGGCGATGGACCGCACCGTCGCCGCGCTCGCCATCTGCGCCGACAAGCTGCGCCGCCGCCACGTCGCCCTGTCGCGCGCGGTCGCGACCGAGGCGTGCCGCCGCGCGGCGAACGGTGGCGAACTCGCGGCGCGCGTCCGCCATGAGACGGGCATCGTCCTCGACATCATCTCGTCCGCCGAAGAGGCGCGACTCGCCGCACTCGGCTGCCACACGCTGATGGAGCCGGGCGAGGGCCCGGCGCTGATCTTTGACATCGGCGGCGGATCGACCGAGTTGATGCATGTCGACGTGTCCGACCATGATGTGAAGATCCACGATTGGATCAGCGTGCCATGGGGGGTCGTGTCGCTGACCGAACATGCCGCGCCGGACGAGGACAGCCTGGCCGCGCGGCAGGCAAGCTATGCCCGGATGCGCGAAGTGACCCGCAGCGCCTTCGCCGCCTTTGCCGACCGCGCCGAACGCTTCGCCGACCAGCCGCTGCGCCTGCTCGGCACCAGCGGCACGGTGACGACGCTCGCCAGCGTCTTTCTCGACCTGCCGCGCTATGATCGGCGCGCGGTCGATGGAATCGCGGTTCCCGCCGCCGCGATGCGCGACATCAGCCGCCGCCTCGCCGAAGCGAGCCTCGACGCCCGCGCCGAGATCGCCTGCATCGGGCGCGAACGCGCCGACCTGGTGGTCGCGGGCTGCGCGATCCTGGAGAGCATCATCGACCTGTGGCCCGCCGCGCGCGTCGGCGTCGCCGACCGCGGCATCCGCGAGGGCATATTGCGCACGCTGGCGATGCAGGGCCG
- a CDS encoding M20/M25/M40 family metallo-hydrolase produces the protein MRNLTAPLALAAAMLAAAPVHAKPADTATAKKILIDSVAIPTVEGRGKVPELAAYYAGVLKAAGYGDADIEITPIGETATFAATLQGTTKAKPILLLGHMDVVAADPKDWTRDPFVPVEENGYIFGRGSEDNKFDVAMMVATMAQLKKDGFKPKRSIILLLSGDEETSMTTTRALAAKYKGAEFALNGDGGGGLIGEDGKAKYYGLQAGEKTYADYVLEVTNPGGHSSRPTGTNAIVQLANALAKVGAYRFAPQQNELTRVGMPIVAEQVGGDIGAALKAFAADPSDAKAIATIRADPEYVGQIGTTCVPTLVKGGHAENALPQRATANINCRIFPGVSIEAVRAELEKLIADPAVKVNPDPDATASDASPLRPDVVAAVTKAVHARFPGLPIIPSMSAGATDSLHFRAVGVPSYGVAGLFSKASDSFAHGLNERSPVAAIPGALEQWDSVLRDLSK, from the coding sequence ATGCGAAACCTCACCGCCCCGCTCGCTCTCGCCGCCGCCATGCTGGCCGCCGCGCCCGTCCACGCCAAGCCCGCCGACACCGCGACGGCGAAGAAGATATTGATCGACAGCGTCGCGATCCCGACGGTCGAGGGGCGCGGCAAGGTGCCCGAACTGGCGGCCTATTATGCGGGGGTGCTCAAGGCGGCGGGCTATGGCGACGCCGATATCGAAATCACCCCGATCGGCGAAACCGCGACCTTTGCCGCGACCTTGCAGGGCACGACCAAGGCCAAGCCGATCCTGCTGCTCGGCCATATGGATGTCGTCGCGGCCGATCCCAAGGACTGGACCCGCGATCCCTTCGTGCCGGTCGAGGAAAATGGCTATATTTTCGGCCGCGGGTCGGAGGATAACAAGTTCGACGTCGCGATGATGGTCGCGACGATGGCCCAGCTCAAGAAAGACGGCTTCAAGCCGAAGCGCTCGATCATCCTTCTGCTTTCGGGCGACGAGGAAACGTCGATGACGACGACGCGCGCGCTCGCGGCGAAATATAAGGGCGCCGAATTCGCCTTGAACGGCGACGGCGGCGGCGGGCTGATCGGCGAGGATGGCAAGGCGAAATATTACGGGTTGCAGGCGGGCGAAAAAACCTATGCCGACTATGTCCTCGAAGTCACCAACCCCGGCGGCCACAGCTCGCGCCCGACGGGCACCAACGCGATCGTCCAGCTCGCGAACGCGCTGGCCAAGGTCGGCGCCTATCGCTTCGCGCCGCAGCAGAACGAACTGACCAGGGTCGGGATGCCGATCGTCGCTGAACAGGTCGGCGGCGACATCGGCGCGGCGCTCAAGGCTTTCGCCGCCGATCCATCGGATGCCAAGGCGATCGCGACGATCCGCGCCGACCCCGAATATGTCGGGCAGATCGGCACCACCTGCGTGCCGACTCTGGTCAAGGGCGGCCACGCCGAAAACGCCCTGCCGCAGCGCGCGACCGCGAACATCAACTGCCGCATCTTCCCCGGCGTCAGCATCGAGGCGGTGCGCGCCGAGCTGGAAAAACTGATCGCCGACCCGGCGGTCAAGGTGAACCCCGATCCCGACGCGACCGCCAGCGACGCCTCGCCGCTGCGTCCCGATGTGGTGGCGGCCGTCACCAAGGCGGTGCATGCGCGCTTCCCCGGCCTGCCGATCATCCCGTCGATGAGCGCGGGGGCGACCGACAGCCTGCATTTCCGCGCTGTCGGCGTGCCGAGCTATGGCGTCGCGGGCCTGTTCAGCAAGGCCAGCGACAGCTTCGCCCACGGCCTCAACGAACGCTCGCCGGTCGCCGCGATCCCCGGCGCGCTCGAACAATGGGACAGCGTGCTGCGCGACCTGTCGAAATAA
- a CDS encoding aromatic ring-hydroxylating oxygenase subunit alpha → MATLRDTFDTIDHPPAQSLDGWSLPAWTYSDPDFHAAEMERVFRPSWQIVCHDSDIATAGDWHSIDTCGESVLVVRGADRIVRAFTNVCRHRGSRLVDGAAGCAKKLVCPYHAWTYELDGRLTGVPDSASYPTLDKDKAGLVPVDLEQWRGFWFVRLDDDGGPSVAAMMAPYEAQIAPYRLEELGALGRVTLRPRTVNWKNVGDNYSDGLHIPVAHPGLTRLFGKSYGVEAKDNVDRMWGDLIDRPSANWSERLYQRLLPPVPHLPEDRQRHWLYFKLWPNIAFDIYPDQVDFMQWLPTGPTSCLIREISYVLPDTRREMTAARYLNWRINRQVNVEDTALIARVQQGMQSKSFTMGPLSDKEVCLKHFCSRMRAIIPEARLERAPPPGWSR, encoded by the coding sequence ATGGCAACGCTGCGCGACACTTTCGACACCATCGACCATCCACCCGCACAGTCTCTGGACGGCTGGTCGCTCCCCGCCTGGACCTACAGCGATCCCGACTTCCACGCGGCCGAAATGGAGCGCGTCTTCCGCCCGAGCTGGCAGATCGTTTGCCACGACAGCGACATTGCGACCGCGGGCGACTGGCACAGCATCGACACCTGCGGCGAAAGCGTCCTCGTCGTGCGCGGCGCCGACCGCATCGTCCGCGCCTTCACCAACGTCTGCCGCCACCGCGGCTCGCGCCTCGTCGACGGCGCGGCGGGCTGCGCGAAAAAGCTTGTCTGCCCCTATCACGCCTGGACCTACGAACTCGACGGCCGCCTGACCGGCGTCCCCGATTCGGCGAGCTACCCGACGCTCGACAAGGACAAGGCGGGGCTCGTCCCCGTCGACCTCGAACAATGGCGCGGCTTCTGGTTCGTCCGGCTCGACGACGACGGCGGCCCGTCGGTCGCGGCGATGATGGCACCCTATGAAGCGCAGATCGCCCCCTATCGCCTCGAGGAGCTTGGCGCGCTCGGCCGCGTGACGCTGCGCCCGCGGACGGTGAACTGGAAGAATGTCGGCGACAATTATTCGGACGGCCTCCACATCCCGGTCGCGCACCCCGGCCTCACCCGTCTGTTCGGCAAAAGCTATGGGGTCGAGGCGAAGGACAATGTCGATCGCATGTGGGGCGATTTGATCGACCGGCCGTCGGCGAACTGGTCCGAACGTCTGTATCAGCGGCTGTTGCCGCCGGTGCCGCATCTTCCCGAGGACCGCCAGCGCCACTGGCTCTATTTCAAGCTGTGGCCCAATATCGCCTTCGACATCTATCCCGACCAGGTCGATTTCATGCAATGGCTGCCGACCGGGCCGACGAGCTGCCTGATCCGCGAGATTTCCTATGTGCTGCCCGATACGCGCCGCGAGATGACGGCCGCGCGCTATTTGAACTGGCGCATCAACCGCCAGGTCAATGTCGAGGACACGGCGCTGATCGCCCGCGTCCAGCAGGGGATGCAGTCGAAAAGCTTCACCATGGGGCCGCTCAGCGACAAGGAAGTGTGCCTCAAGCATTTCTGCTCGCGGATGCGCGCGATCATCCCGGAGGCGCGGCTGGAGCGGGCGCCGCCGCCGGGATGGAGCCGGTAA
- a CDS encoding glycine zipper 2TM domain-containing protein: MKKMVTLSIAALMSTATLGLATPAAAQNGYYDRDGYSSYDARYNRDNRRYDRRDNRSYRSNDRRDYRNYDRRDYRNSRNYRQCDNGTGGTIIGAIAGGLAGHEIAGRGDRTVGTIIGGAVGAIAGRAIDKGNDGCRR, from the coding sequence ATGAAAAAGATGGTGACCCTCTCGATCGCCGCCCTGATGTCCACCGCGACGCTGGGCCTTGCGACGCCCGCCGCGGCGCAGAACGGCTATTACGACCGCGACGGCTATTCGAGCTATGACGCACGCTACAATCGCGACAACCGCCGCTATGACCGTCGCGACAATCGCAGCTATCGCAGCAACGACCGCCGCGATTATCGCAATTACGACCGCCGCGACTATCGCAACAGTCGCAACTATCGCCAGTGCGACAATGGCACCGGCGGGACGATCATCGGCGCGATCGCAGGCGGCCTGGCCGGTCACGAGATCGCCGGTCGCGGCGACCGCACCGTCGGCACGATCATCGGCGGCGCCGTCGGCGCCATCGCCGGCCGCGCCATCGACAAGGGCAATGACGGCTGTCGCCGTTAA
- the dapB gene encoding 4-hydroxy-tetrahydrodipicolinate reductase: MTSIGIIGSEGRMGVALAAAISEAGQRSCGVDKGGNVAKLAAAADVLVDFSSPAALEATLDACVAARTAIVVGTTGLEDRHHYLIDDAAKDIAVLQTGNTSLGVTLLAHLVREAASRLDADWDIEIVEMHHRNKVDAPSGTALLLGQAAAEGRRIDLAKCSERGRDGVTGARGHGKIGFASLRGGTVAGDHDVIFAGPEEMITLGHRAENRMIFARGAVKAALWLVRQKPGRYTMPQVLGL; the protein is encoded by the coding sequence ATGACTAGCATCGGCATTATCGGTAGCGAAGGGCGGATGGGCGTCGCGCTCGCCGCCGCGATCTCCGAGGCGGGGCAGCGCAGTTGCGGCGTCGACAAGGGCGGCAATGTCGCCAAGCTCGCCGCGGCCGCCGACGTGCTCGTCGATTTCTCCTCCCCCGCCGCGCTCGAGGCGACGCTCGATGCCTGCGTCGCGGCCAGGACCGCGATCGTCGTCGGCACCACCGGGCTCGAGGATCGCCACCATTATCTGATCGACGATGCCGCAAAGGATATTGCGGTGCTCCAGACCGGCAACACCTCGCTCGGCGTCACCCTGCTCGCGCATCTGGTGCGCGAGGCGGCCTCGCGGCTCGATGCCGACTGGGATATCGAGATCGTCGAGATGCACCACCGCAACAAGGTCGACGCGCCAAGCGGCACCGCGCTCCTGCTGGGACAGGCGGCCGCCGAAGGCCGGAGGATCGATCTCGCGAAATGCTCCGAACGCGGCCGCGACGGCGTCACCGGAGCGCGCGGCCATGGCAAGATCGGCTTCGCCAGCCTGCGCGGCGGCACCGTCGCGGGCGATCATGACGTGATCTTCGCGGGGCCGGAGGAGATGATCACCCTCGGTCACCGCGCCGAAAACCGCATGATCTTCGCGCGCGGCGCGGTCAAGGCGGCGTTGTGGCTGGTCCGGCAGAAGCCGGGGCGCTACACGATGCCGCAGGTGCTCGGGCTCTAA
- a CDS encoding FAD-dependent oxidoreductase, whose translation MSDPPVIIVGGGPAGMVAGLLFARAGVPVTILEKHADFLRDFRGDTVHPSTLELFHEIGLLDALLKEPHARLDTMTLNLLGGRYTIATMKHLPVAAPFVAMMPQWDLLDFIAGQGRTYPTFDLRMSTEATGLTFDAASRVSGVTLASGETLPARLVIAADGRRSVLRGAADLPLDDLGAPMDVLWFRIPVPADRATSEVALGTIDREGMVVAIPRGDYWQCAQVIEKGGFPAIEARGIAAFRDNVATLVPGLAAGIDAIRSFDDVKLLSVALDRLTRWSRPGLLAIGDAAHAMSPIGGVGINLAVQDAVAAANILAAPLAAGANPDPLLAKVQDRRWKPTTRMQALQRFAHQRVIEPMLRGEITRVPLAVRLLDRIPLLRRIPGRILGLGFGRQHVQSPLAKDFS comes from the coding sequence ATGAGCGATCCACCAGTCATCATCGTCGGCGGCGGCCCCGCGGGCATGGTCGCCGGGCTGCTCTTCGCGCGCGCCGGGGTGCCCGTCACCATCCTCGAAAAGCACGCCGATTTCCTGCGCGATTTTCGCGGCGACACCGTCCACCCCTCGACACTCGAACTGTTCCACGAGATCGGGCTGCTCGATGCGCTTCTGAAAGAACCGCACGCCAGGCTCGACACGATGACGCTCAACCTGCTCGGCGGCCGCTATACGATCGCGACGATGAAGCATCTGCCCGTCGCGGCGCCCTTCGTCGCGATGATGCCGCAATGGGATCTGCTCGATTTCATCGCCGGGCAGGGCCGGACATATCCGACCTTCGACCTTCGCATGTCGACCGAGGCGACCGGGCTGACCTTCGACGCCGCGAGCCGCGTCAGCGGGGTGACGCTGGCGAGCGGCGAAACATTGCCCGCGCGGCTCGTCATTGCCGCCGACGGGCGCCGCTCGGTGCTGCGCGGCGCCGCCGACCTGCCGCTCGACGATCTCGGCGCGCCGATGGACGTGCTGTGGTTCCGCATCCCCGTTCCCGCCGACAGGGCGACGTCGGAGGTTGCGCTCGGCACGATTGATCGGGAGGGGATGGTCGTCGCGATCCCGCGCGGCGACTATTGGCAATGCGCGCAGGTGATCGAAAAGGGTGGCTTCCCGGCGATCGAAGCGCGCGGGATCGCCGCCTTCCGCGACAATGTGGCGACGCTGGTTCCGGGGCTCGCCGCCGGCATCGACGCGATCCGGAGCTTTGACGACGTCAAATTGCTTTCGGTGGCACTCGACCGCCTGACGCGCTGGTCGCGGCCGGGCCTGCTCGCGATCGGCGACGCGGCGCACGCGATGTCGCCGATCGGCGGGGTCGGGATCAACCTCGCGGTCCAGGACGCGGTCGCCGCCGCGAACATCCTCGCCGCGCCGCTCGCCGCCGGCGCCAACCCCGACCCGCTGCTGGCCAAGGTGCAGGACCGCCGGTGGAAACCGACGACGCGGATGCAGGCGCTTCAGCGCTTCGCGCATCAGCGCGTCATCGAACCGATGCTGCGCGGCGAGATCACCCGCGTGCCGCTCGCCGTCCGCCTGCTCGACCGCATCCCGCTGCTCCGCCGCATTCCCGGCCGCATCCTCGGCCTCGGCTTCGGCCGCCAGCATGTCCAATCCCCGCTTGCGAAAGATTTTTCATGA
- a CDS encoding TetR/AcrR family transcriptional regulator produces the protein MTAVRQAFTRESADARRADLIDATAACLAEHGLAGTNVRAICAKAGVSPGLLRHYFAGIGDLVAATYAATSDRMDTIFAAAVAGAGDDPRARLHAYLTASFRSPVTDPELLGAWTAFWALARSDARMAEIHAASYASYRARLGELLAACGAADAGRLAVLLTALVDGLWLELSLDSTSFGAEAAVEMVERAVAALLS, from the coding sequence ATGACCGCCGTTCGCCAAGCCTTTACGCGCGAAAGCGCCGATGCCCGCCGCGCCGACCTGATCGACGCGACCGCGGCATGCCTGGCCGAACATGGATTGGCGGGAACGAATGTTCGCGCCATCTGCGCGAAGGCGGGGGTATCGCCGGGGCTGCTGCGCCATTATTTCGCGGGAATCGGCGATCTGGTCGCGGCCACTTACGCGGCGACGAGCGACAGGATGGACACGATTTTCGCGGCCGCGGTCGCGGGAGCGGGCGACGATCCGCGCGCCCGGCTCCACGCCTATCTGACCGCGAGCTTTCGGTCGCCGGTGACCGATCCCGAACTGCTCGGCGCCTGGACCGCCTTTTGGGCGCTGGCGCGCAGCGACGCGCGGATGGCGGAGATTCACGCGGCAAGCTACGCGAGCTATCGCGCGCGGCTGGGCGAGTTGCTGGCCGCGTGCGGCGCCGCCGATGCCGGGCGGCTCGCGGTCCTGCTGACCGCGCTGGTCGATGGGCTGTGGCTCGAACTGTCGCTCGATTCGACAAGTTTCGGCGCCGAGGCGGCGGTCGAGATGGTCGAGCGCGCGGTGGCGGCGCTGCTTTCCTAA
- the rpmB gene encoding 50S ribosomal protein L28 — protein sequence MSRICELTGKGRQVGHNVSHANNKTKRTFLPNLQNVTLLSDALGKGVKLRVSTHGLRTVEHNGGLDNWLLKAGDDQLSASARKVKKEVAKKLAEKAA from the coding sequence ATGTCGCGCATTTGCGAACTGACCGGCAAGGGTCGTCAGGTTGGCCACAATGTCAGCCACGCCAACAACAAGACCAAGCGCACCTTCCTGCCCAATCTGCAGAATGTGACGTTGCTGTCGGACGCGCTCGGCAAGGGCGTCAAGCTGCGCGTGTCGACCCACGGCCTGCGCACGGTCGAGCATAATGGCGGCCTCGACAATTGGCTGCTCAAGGCCGGCGACGACCAGCTGTCGGCTTCGGCGCGCAAGGTGAAGAAGGAAGTCGCGAAGAAGCTGGCCGAAAAGGCCGCTTAA
- the nth gene encoding endonuclease III, translating into MKKADIFEFYRRLAELNPSPETELQFGNTYQLLVAVVLSAQATDVGVNKATRLLFQAVETPQHMVDLGEDGLKQHIKTIGLFNAKAKNVIALSEILVRDFGGEVPADRDTLVELPGVGRKTANVVMNCAFGAETFAVDTHIFRVGNRTGLAPGKTVLSVEKRLDKETPQPFRVGAHHWLILHGRYICKARTPECWRCPVADLCRYKPKTPAPKAKKAA; encoded by the coding sequence ATGAAGAAAGCCGATATCTTCGAATTCTACCGCCGCCTCGCCGAACTGAATCCAAGCCCCGAGACCGAGCTGCAATTCGGCAACACCTACCAGTTGCTCGTCGCGGTCGTGCTGTCGGCGCAGGCGACCGACGTCGGGGTGAACAAGGCGACGCGGCTGCTGTTTCAGGCGGTCGAGACCCCGCAGCACATGGTCGACCTCGGCGAGGACGGGCTGAAACAGCATATCAAGACGATCGGCCTGTTCAACGCCAAGGCCAAGAATGTCATCGCGCTCTCCGAAATCCTCGTGCGTGATTTCGGCGGTGAGGTGCCCGCCGACCGCGACACGCTCGTCGAGCTTCCGGGGGTCGGACGCAAGACCGCCAATGTCGTGATGAACTGCGCCTTCGGGGCGGAAACCTTTGCGGTCGACACGCATATCTTTCGCGTCGGCAACCGCACCGGCCTCGCGCCGGGCAAGACGGTGCTTAGCGTCGAAAAAAGGCTCGACAAGGAAACGCCGCAGCCCTTCCGCGTCGGCGCGCACCACTGGCTGATCCTCCACGGCCGCTACATCTGCAAGGCGCGCACCCCCGAATGCTGGCGCTGCCCGGTCGCCGACCTCTGCCGCTACAAGCCCAAGACCCCGGCGCCGAAAGCGAAGAAGGCGGCGTGA